A stretch of DNA from Hydrogenobacter sp.:
CATCCTTGACTGGACACAACATGGTAGCACTTGCTAAGAAATATGCAAAGGATAGATGCATATTTTGTAACTCACATGGTGTTTGCACCTTAGAGAAAAAAATCAGAGAGATAATAGATGAAAAATTGAGGTAAAATGATCATACTTTGAAGGAGGTAAGAGATGGCAAGGTGTTACGTTTGCGGTAAGACTACTAAGTTTGGTAAAAGCGTAACCTTTTCCGCAGAGCAAAACCCAAGAACCTTTAAGGCAAACCTTCAAAAGATGAGGGTAAAGCTCTCCGACGGTAGCGTAAAGAGGGTTTATGTATGCACCAAATGTTTGAAGGCAGGTAAAGTGGTTAAAGCGGTAAGAATAGGCTGATGTCTATAAGATTCCTGACTGCAGGAGAATCTCATGGAAGGGCTGTAGTTTGTATACTTGAGGGTATTCCGGCAAACCTCGAGATAAGCACAGAATATATAAATCGTGAACTTGAGAGGAGACAGAGGGGATATGGAAGGGGAGGCAGGATGAAGATAGAAAGGGATCAGGTGGAGATACTTTCCGGTGTGCGTTTTGGGAAGACTTTGGGTAGCCCTATAGCCATGATAGTGTGGAACAGAGACTGGGAGAATTGGCAGGAGAAAATGGCTATAGAAGGCGAGAGACCTGAAAGCGCCATACCCTTCACGAGACCTCGCCCAGGACATGCGGACTTAGCAGGCGGTATAAAATACAACCAGAGGGATCTCAGAAATATATTGGAGAGAGCTTCAGCGAGGGAAACGACAGCCAGAGTGGCAGTAGGTGCTGTATGTAAAAAATTTCTGGAGGAATTCGGTATAAAAATAGGGAGTTATGTGGTGAGCATAGGAACATGCATGCCACCTATAAAAGAGAACGATCTCATTAAAAGACACGAGCTTGCCGAATCTTCCTTAGTGAGATTCCCCGATCCTTCAAAGGATGACGAGTTTATCAAGGTTATAGAACAGGCTAAAGAGAGAGGTGAGAGTTTAGGTGGTATCTTTGAAGTGTTTGCCTTGGGTGTCCCTCCGGGGCTTGGTAGTTATATTCAATGGGATAAGAGGATAGATGGCAGGATAGCTCAGGCGATCTTGAGTATACATGCTAT
This window harbors:
- the rpmB gene encoding 50S ribosomal protein L28, with translation MARCYVCGKTTKFGKSVTFSAEQNPRTFKANLQKMRVKLSDGSVKRVYVCTKCLKAGKVVKAVRIG
- the aroC gene encoding chorismate synthase; this encodes MSIRFLTAGESHGRAVVCILEGIPANLEISTEYINRELERRQRGYGRGGRMKIERDQVEILSGVRFGKTLGSPIAMIVWNRDWENWQEKMAIEGERPESAIPFTRPRPGHADLAGGIKYNQRDLRNILERASARETTARVAVGAVCKKFLEEFGIKIGSYVVSIGTCMPPIKENDLIKRHELAESSLVRFPDPSKDDEFIKVIEQAKERGESLGGIFEVFALGVPPGLGSYIQWDKRIDGRIAQAILSIHAIKGVEFGLGFEAGKRFGSEVHDEIGWSKQTGFFRYSNNLGGTEGGITNGMPILVRAVMKPIPTLTKPL